The following are from one region of the Quercus robur chromosome 1, dhQueRobu3.1, whole genome shotgun sequence genome:
- the LOC126690902 gene encoding uncharacterized protein LOC126690902, which yields MGWLTRFLGAVAFLAVGVIFSPETFGSKSDGENSTSKLAIYLKLAHLLCYATAFGTALWVTFIGGIIMFKNLPRHQFGNLQSKMFPAYFSMVGICCAVSVGSFAYLHPWKSSSTTEKYQLGFLLSAFAFNLANLLVFTPMTIEMMKQRHKVERESNIGEEVGWSKNVEVAKVNPKLKAMNKKFGMIHGLSSLANIMSFGSLAMHSWYLAGKLNL from the exons ATGGGTTGGCTAACGCGATTCCTAGGGGCCGTGGCATTCTTAGCGGTCGGGGTGATATTCTCACCGGAGACCTTTGGATCGAAATCGGACGGTGAGAATTCAACTAGTAAGCTAGCTATCTATCTCAAGCTAGCTCATCTTCTCTGCTACGCCACCGCCTTCGGCACCGCTCTCTGGGTCACCTTCATCGGCGGCATCATCATGTTCaa GAATCTTCCGAGGCATCAGTTTGGAAATTTGCAAAGCAAGATGTTTCCTGCGTATTTCTCCATGGTTGGGATCTGTTGTGCAGTATCAGTTGGGTCTTTTGCGTATCTGCATCCCTGGAAGTCATCGTCTACCACTGAGAAGTACCAACTCGGGTTCTTGCTGTCTGCGTTTGCATTCAATCTCGCCAATCTGCTTGTTTTTACACCGATGACAATTGAG ATGATGAAACAAAGGCATAAGGTGGAGAGAGAATCAAACATTGGGGAAGAAGTTGGGTGGTCAAAGAACGTGGAAGTTGCAAAGGTGAATCCAAAGCTTAAAGCCATGAACAAGAAATTTGGGATGATTCATGGGTTATCATCCCTTGCTAATATCATGTCCTTTGGCAGCCTAGCCATGCACTCATGGTACTTAGCAGGTAAACTTAATCTGTAG